The Solanum lycopersicum chromosome 2, SLM_r2.1 DNA window TAACGTTATAACCATATAATATAGTATAACTTCAATATTTATTAGACTTTAaaagaagataattttttaattgttagtACTTTATTTTCGCTTaaaagaatttataaaatttaacttCGATAAGTAGAAGCAtctaaagaaatttaaaattaacaaaactGTAATCATATCATCTCGACAATGCATAGTTCATAAATTCAACGGAACCAACACTATTATTAGAttgaaagaaagaatgacattAGGAAAGTTGACAATATGACCTACACACAACTAAGTAAGTAACCGAAAATGCTTTcctaatttaaaatgaaaacgaaacttcaaattattaagagggaataaaaaaaaaaatgagaatcaAGAATAGAATTTCATTTGTTCAAGCCAGTGGCATTCTTAACTGCATCTGCCGCCCCTTGTGCCTTGGCCTGCATTTGTTGCCCCGTCTATACATATCATCAATCAAATACAACAAAAACACATTATTTTCTGGTCATATCAATAGTTGGAAAACGAAATAAATTTAGTGAGATATTAATAGCCAAACCTCCTGTACTGATTCCTTTGCAGATTGTGCAGCATTGGCAGCCCTGTCCATCATCTGGTTACCCTTTTCCTGTCAcataaaaatgcatattttaaaCTGTTATATAAGACTAGTTCTATTTGTAACATAAACATGctaaagttatttttgtttacGTGAATTTTTTACTATACtaaatcattatataaaataatatatttttttaaaattttacaaaattaatataaacgTATTTTACAGttacgttttagggtatatttcgtttttcaaaaactaacagtaacattttactcctgaaactcctaaaacgttacggTGAGTAACGCTTcaggagtaaaacgttattgtgagtaacgtatatcaattcTAATGCCGTcagcttttaaaaaataaaaaataccctaaaacgttactatgaaatacatttatacaaattttgtaaaaattttaaaaaatatattattttaataatttgctttatataataaattaatgtgATCAAAATCTTTGTTTACGTACACATAAATTATTGAATCCCTTTTGACATTAGAAAATGTTTTAGAGTAGCCACAAAGGTGACTCGACAACTGCGCATTCATTGctttatacttatttttattttaaaggtttCAATTCCGTCAATTATCTATCAGCATGTTAAAGTAAAAATGAATGTGCATATGATTACCTGGACTTGGCCCCTGGCTTGGCCAGCTTGGTAGCTTGCGTTCTGGGAGTTATTCATGTTTTTCTGATTAAAATTGAGTAGATAATGTTACAAACTTAGAGAAATCAAATTATTCTTTGAAATTGTTTGTTTGATGTATTGTGTTAGGAAGATTGGGGTATTTATAAATCTTGATACCCATTCAATGTTTGacatttgttaatttttgttgAAGGGCAAGACACATTCTAGGCCTCAAATATGAGAAAGAATTTGCATAAACCTAGTCTATTATGAGgttaaaaagttaaaagaaaaaaagaaacttaaGACTCGGAATAAGtttgtaatttttcattaatacATTAATTAGAACCATTTATAGTAGTAATAATTAGTACCACTACGTCTGAATTGCACAGAAATAAGtatcaaataactaaaaatgTTTGTTTGATGGTTATAAATAAACATTTGTTTGATGGTTATAAATTTAAGTTGTGAAAATCGTAGAGTATTATTTAATACTCCATTCGTCTCCATATACTTCTACcagttttttcttttagttaaattatatgaattttgattaatatattttttaaattatgaaaaaaaatgtaatttataaagtaatatttttcatataatttttaaatatttgaatttcaaatatcTAATTAATCCATCTTATTTAGCCAAATTAActcttaaaaaacaaaaatgaaaattatttaaaatagaaaaaatataaattattaacttACATGATGATTGTAATAAACGTGTTAACTATAAGAGGGTGCATTTTGCTCTTTCCATTAGGTGAATAATGTAAGATATACTAACAAAGCTTTCGACATCTCTATGTCGATATAGATTAATTACTgctatttttttgtaaaaatatttttacatatgaACATAAAGTATGTTTCTTCAACCTCATTAGTTtccttacataaaaattttcaacACTACTAGTTCTATTACTTAAAAATgtatttctataaaaataaataattaaatacatttcTGATATCTGATAGACGAAACATAAAGAACAAAGTAAAGGGAGAAGAGTGTCTTTTGTTTGATTTCTTATTAAAGCAATTTGTTTAATGACTCAATCaatcaaacacaaaaataatttgtcaAACACACAAATGTAGggttatgtttaaaaaatgagGGTTTAAAGTGTAGCAATTAAAACTTTAGAGGTATGTtttgtattttctatttttatatccAATACCCTGTCCGTTTGTATCGTCTCTTTCGTTCTGGAGTCGCCAAACAAGTCTCAAACTTTATACGTTCAGAGACCTCGCCGCTCCTTGGCGGCTGTAAGAGGTCGCAATTGCTTCCTCCGGTGACTGCTTTGCCGTCTCTCTCCAATATTGTGGCGgaatttacttctcaaatacTTCATCTTCTCCTTACACTGTTTTTGGTACggttttttttattagtattgGTGCACAATTTATACTTGAAATTGTTTTCTAGGGCAAAAGTTCTGTTtctattttttgataaataaataaattgtttccCCTATTTGTTGTGTTTTCCATTAACAGAGGTCTCGATAGGAAGATGGGAGCTAAGGACTTGGAGAGGAAgctgaagaaaaagaagattaaagATGGAGAATCACAAACAATGAACTCTAACTCTGTTCAAAATGGTAAATTATTGTTGGCTGAGGCTCAATATTTCTCTCTTTAACTTCTCTACTTTTCATTGCAATACACTCTTCTATTTTCTTCCAACTAATAGATCAATCTCAAGTGGCAAATAGGATACATTTTGAGTTTGAATCTCACTCATATCAATACGTATTCAGTCATGTCTGTGAAAAAAAGTTTGTTCAGAATTATTCGATTCTTGGCTGTTATTGCGGAGTTATAACCACCTTCTAACAGGTTTAACAATTAAGTGCTTAAATAATCTGTATCTTGTTGTATATGTTGAAAGCATAAATTAATTGCTTTTGATTTTTCATAGCAAACTCTATCAGTAGACAGGCCTAATATTTCAGAGTATTGAACTCATTATATGCAATGCTTAGCAACCATCTCATCATTATCAATCCACGTTCCCTTAGAATTGTCAACTACCACAATAAGTTAGCAATTATAAGAGCAAGGAGCCAGAAACAGCAAGCTGAGAAACATTATGCCAATGCACTGACCATAACAATGAATTAATCCTTGCTCATATCAGATATTGTTGGGAGTTATCCATTGCTGTAAAGTTTATACTTGATTCAGCTCTTCATATTGATTGAGGTCGTCTTATGGAGAAATAGGTGATTCACACATTCAGCTGCAATCTAGACCAATCTCCTTTAGAGGGGActtctcttttcattttaataaattatctctcaatgtctttttgttggcACTCAAAATACATGCTTGTCAATCAAGGTAAtatgttttatacaaaattaccagcACACTTGATACCCCAAAAGGACAATTTTAGATCTAGAGTTCAACATTGTCTATAATATTATAGTTCCACTTTGGCACTGAATAATTGGTGGAGTATTGAGAATAGAGGTGGGGAGAAGGACTGGTGTGAGATCATTCCTGCTTGCATTTGGTGGACAGTATGTAAAGAAAGGAATGGTAGACATTTTGAAAGCACTAGCAGTTCTATCGAGAAAATTAGGATGAATTGTCTTAGCTTGttctttttttggtgtaaacagaaTATGTAGGGGGAAGTAGGAGAATTAGTATATTGAATTGGCATAGGATTTTGGGCAGGGGTTTAAGCACCCTTCGATGCTTGTAAAATTTCCAACTTAGCACCTTTTCCTGGGGTGGCTAAGTATTGACGGAATAGAATTGTTACTTGTCTCAAAAGAAGACGTGACAGGAAAGGATCCTGAAAGTTGGGTTAACTGGAAGAAATATGTGCTTACCAAGATCTTCTGGACTTCTTCACTCAGCCAATACTTCTTACTGTTTCTGTATGTTTCCTGAATAAAGATGTTGATTGATGCCTTCTTTGTAGAGGAAAATTTTCCCAAGGTaaccaaagaaaagaaaaggaacaaGAAGAACTTGAATATGCAAAGTAGAAGAAGCAAAGATGATATAGATGAATGTCATATCGCATATCATAAAGGTAAAGAATTGGTAAAGTTAAGTAATAATTTATGTTGAGCATCAATTGTTGGTTTATATGGATGATTTATTTAAGGTTTTAGCAGATGAATCAAACAATGCAGTtggggaaaagaaaaagagcaaATCATCAAAGCAGAAGAGGAAAAATAACACACTTGCTGAAAGTGGTGGAGTTAATCAATCTAATGAAATAGAGGATGAAATTGGCCGAGATAATACCATATCAAGTGAGCCTGATAATCAGGAAACAAGAAAAtccaagagaaagaagagaaaaagtgACAAGAAAGCTGGCAAAGCGGAAGTTGACGGTGTCCCCAAACGACAAAGAGGTTAGAAAGAAAGATTATTGAGTTACATATTTCACTCTAATATTTCTTCATCAtgtattcaaatttaaaatatctaagGTATTGAAAAATGTTAAGCAATTGATGTTTCAAAAAGTTAATCTCGTTAGGGGGGCAGTCTATAGCACTTGCTAGCATGCCCTTATGTCTATAACTATACAGCATTGAAACTACTGAAAAGTTTCACTTTTGAACACAATGAAGTGAATCCTGATTGCAGttcctaaaatatttatttccagGAAACAGTATGAAATTCTTAATTCTCCTAggagataaattattttaggaaaTCGCGGTAGAAGATATAGACTTAAAACAATATAGTTAAAGACTCTAAATGTTAAAAGGTAGTGACATGACACTTCTATCAATTGAAATGAATTTCACTGCTCCAGTTAAATGCAACACACTTATTGTACAAGAAGCATGTGTTTTCGTGATAACAGTTATACCCAATGACCATCATGCACTTTGATTTACCGACCCTCTTTTGATGCGTATGATCgtgaaaagacaacaatttatgttttaagatctatatttgattttttttttaatttcaatgcTGTCTAATTCCTATAGGCAATTTAAAAGAGACCAATGACATTGTAGAGAAGGATCATCCATTATCAATAGCTAAGGATGATTTTCCAGTGGACGGAGaacaagttgaagaagaagagatttatgAACTATCTTCAGGGGATGAGGATTACTCCAAAGGAATGAGAAGTATGATCTTCTCTCCATATATATACGAAATACCTGTTACCTTgtgatttgaaaaaatataatattatttcaaaaagaaaaagataacgATTCTTGTTGATTCTAGTGTTATATTCgttatgattttgatgtgagATTTTCCTCGTTTAATATTCCAAAGAAACTCGTTCAAGTTAAACGCAACATATTAATAGTTCTTGCTGTTGAACATTTTTCTTATTCTGAGACCTGAGTAACACATGCCTGGTTTTACTTTAATGTCTTGCCAGTTATGTTCATAGACATGATGAATTGAAATGTTCATTTTTTACGGGGATAATATTGGTGTCCAGGCTAGCTTGCACACCCAAAGAAATGATCTTTTTTGGATATACTGCAGTGCGAAATGTTGTATATGAGAACACAAGTATACATTGATAAATAGAAAATTTCCTCCTTTTTTCTGGGTGCAGAATGGGTTGCTAATTATTATCAGAATAGGCCAGGGTTAGATGTGTTGCAAGAAAGGATTGATGAGTTTATAATTGACTACGAGGCGAAAAAGGAACAGGTACATCAGTTTCCAGATTATCTTGACCTTTATTGATGTTAATGATCCTTTTGGGAGTATGTGTAGAATGCTTGTATGTTGATGAACCTTTTCATATTTGTGGTTGGGAAAAATTATCATTGGAGTACTCCGTAGgttattttcaattttgaaaaaactgCTGGACTTAGTCTTTAAAGAGTTCTCCCCTTATCTCGTGGCCACCCCTCATACTGATATGTCAtaaaagtttgtttattttCCGACAACTAATCATGTTCTTTTTTTGGTCAAACAATAAATATGTATTGAACCAAGTTAGGAAGTACAAGATTAGTTCTTTTGGACTCTCAAACTAGAGCAATAAGAAACTTACTAATCCAATTCTTCTAATCAAGTTGTATATATTCAAATATTGTTtaccttttcatatttttctatttggtGCATacaggaaaagaaagaaaaagaagcgcTTGCTGCTGAAGATGGATGGACTGTTGTTGTACATCACAAAGGCAGGAAAAAGACCACAGATTCTGAAACTGGAATCGCAGTCGGTTCTGTTTCTCAGGCTGCAGTTATGGATAATGTggccaaaaagaaaaataaagacgTGGGATTAGATTTCTACCGGTTTCAGAAAAGAGAAGCAAAGAGAAACGGTCTGTTTATTTTATCTTTGACTTTGTTAGTACTTTCTGCCTCCATATGTATCCAgttgactttgtttttctcaattaaaatttttctaaaAGGTAAGTTTGAAATCtcgaaattttaaatttatctaaTTAATCAATCAAAAATGAAAAGCTCATAGATAAGTTAGTCAATATAGGATATGCTTGAAAAGGCAGCCGTGTTTTTGGTTATTTGTTTTATCATTGGTGGAGAAATTTTTTCTGTCATTCATGGTAGATGAATGAGCCTCAGATAATCCTGAAACAGCAGTGAATTTGACCTCTTAAAAACCACCTCAAAAAGCagcttcaatttttttgaagttttaaaGAGTTGCACCTATTTTATGGAGAGAATTTATtggagagagaaaaagagttaCCTTCACACATGTTTGTTCTTGAGATCTTCTATTTTGCAAGATTGAGTTGTCCCAGCACTCTCTTCGACTTATTTGTGTGTGATGATGGTTGTGAGCTTTTCCCTTTATCATGGAACTGTGGCCCATCTTTCAATCGCATAAAAGTTGGACTGCTTCAGTAGCTTATATATGTTGGTTTTAAAACCAGTCTCTCTTCCGTTATTCTACTTGTAGTTTATGCCCAATAATGTTAAATTTTTCTTGACTGAAGTACATGCCAATGCTTTGACAAGTATCTATCTTACTGATTGGCTTCTAATTGGTTCGAGTGCCAATAAATCCTTAGATTGAATTTCAGTATGGTTATTTTCTGGTTCTTCTGTTTGTTAACTTATCATTGTTGGCTTATGTATTGTGCACAGAGATCATGGTGCTGCAGAGCAAGTTTGAGCAGGACAAGAAGCGGATACAACAGTTGAGGGCTGCAAGGAAGTTTCGACCTTACTGAACAAAGAGAAAATCTCCATAGCAGAGTTATAGCTGCACAAACTTTACAGAGAACCGATGTCAAGATTGTTCAGTTCAATTCTGCTTCCTTAAAGATAATCAGCTTAGCCAACAACAGAGGGTGATTGATAAGATTATATGATACGCATGAGACTCACGAGTGTAATGAAGTATTGTTCTTGTATGTGGAGTCCCCAATTTTGACTGTAGTTGAGTAGATGCCAAATCTTTCTTCAGTGAAGCTTATGCTTTATGCTTCTAATGGTAGGAATTTCACTTATAAATCAGATTGGTCATCTGATTTTCTCTAAGCTTGTTGCCCGGGAAATTAAAGACTATCTTCTCAATTATAGCATTCTCTGTTCTATTCATCTTAATGACAGTATTTCCTATAGAGTATGATCACTAAAGCCTGTGAGTTTCCAGATTTGATAGTATTATGATATAGATGGACATATTGTTTTTCTCTATGATATTTCATGTGAGAGAGTTCAATTTGTGCATCAAGAATAGGGAAGTGGAAATTATGcacatcttttttattttcgaCCATATGAtatgtttgaattttgtattttggtAAATTAGTGTATGCAAACAATGGACAATTTAACAATGGCAAATGCTACCACTTCTAAAGATGGTACGCCATTTTTTTGAATCAGACTGCAAACCATATCCTGGTCAAACTAATCGATAGAATAATGAACAGCAATGGCTTGTAACATACCTAATGAGACCTGAGAGAATAAATTGTACACAGGCCGTAAAGAGATGGAGAAGTTGATTCTGAAAAATCCAGAGATGGAGAAGTTGATTCTGAAAAATCCTTGACTTGAACGCATCAAAACTTGAGGAAAAGAAGACAATGAAGAAAGAATCACCGTaataatttaacaataattaattatatatgacaAGACCTACAAGTTAATAGCTA harbors:
- the LOC101268734 gene encoding uncharacterized protein isoform X2 encodes the protein MGAKDLERKLKKKKIKDGESQTMNSNSVQNEENFPKVTKEKKRNKKNLNMQSRRSKDDIDECHIAYHKVGEKKKSKSSKQKRKNNTLAESGGVNQSNEIEDEIGRDNTISSEPDNQETRKSKRKKRKSDKKAGKAEVDGVPKRQRGNLKETNDIVEKDHPLSIAKDDFPVDGEQVEEEEIYELSSGDEDYSKGMRKWVANYYQNRPGLDVLQERIDEFIIDYEAKKEQEKKEKEALAAEDGWTVVVHHKGRKKTTDSETGIAVGSVSQAAVMDNVAKKKNKDVGLDFYRFQKREAKRNEIMVLQSKFEQDKKRIQQLRAARKFRPY
- the LOC101268734 gene encoding uncharacterized protein isoform X1, producing the protein MGAKDLERKLKKKKIKDGESQTMNSNSVQNEENFPKVTKEKKRNKKNLNMQSRRSKDDIDECHIAYHKDESNNAVGEKKKSKSSKQKRKNNTLAESGGVNQSNEIEDEIGRDNTISSEPDNQETRKSKRKKRKSDKKAGKAEVDGVPKRQRGNLKETNDIVEKDHPLSIAKDDFPVDGEQVEEEEIYELSSGDEDYSKGMRKWVANYYQNRPGLDVLQERIDEFIIDYEAKKEQEKKEKEALAAEDGWTVVVHHKGRKKTTDSETGIAVGSVSQAAVMDNVAKKKNKDVGLDFYRFQKREAKRNEIMVLQSKFEQDKKRIQQLRAARKFRPY
- the LOC101243946 gene encoding stress-induced protein KIN2-like → MNNSQNASYQAGQARGQVQEKGNQMMDRAANAAQSAKESVQETGQQMQAKAQGAADAVKNATGLNK